GCGTGGCCTTCTGGCGGGAATAACCGGGGGTGTTGACGTTGGCAATGTTGTTACCGGAGATCTCGATGATCTTCTGGGTTGTCGAGAGACTGGTCTTGCCGGTGTTCAATGCCGTGGACAGGCCGCCCATATCAGATCCTCCCGGAGAGAAGACGACCGCCATGCTGCAGGCGGACGTCGTTGCCCTGGGCTCCGTAGGTGTTCGGTACGGTGCGCTGACCGTAGAAGGTCATCAGGTTGCGGACCCATTGCAGGGTCATGTAGAACAGGTAGGCGTTGCGCCGGTTTTCTTCCTTGACGGTTGCGGCCAGCCGGCGGGTCTCCTCGTCCTCGGGACGCTCGCCGATGGTGTCCAGGACCGTCAGCATGCGGCTTTTGATTTCACCGATGCGGGCCAGATTCTCCATGTCGAGAGCCTTGGCGTATTCCCGTTCCTGGATGATGACCTGCTGCAGGTCGATAAGCTGCTGGCGCAATGTCGATTCGGACATGATCATTTATTCCCGGCGATGAATTTGATCAGGCTGGCCGCGACCTTGCGGGTGTCGGGGCGATAGGTCCCTGCCTCGATCTGTTCCTTGAGAGCCTGAAGCTTTTCCGCCCTTTCGACATCGGCTGAAGGGGAAGCTTCCTTGGCCCGATTGACCTGCTGCAGCACATCGGAGAACTGGACTTTGTCGCTGCCGGCAGATTCGGTTTTACCGTCCGCATCCTTCACCCGGTTGGAAACGCGGGATTTGTCGATGGGGCCGATGCCGTTGTTGCCGTAAATTTTGTTGATAGTCATGGTCTTCACCTTGGGTTTTGTGGATTCCGTGGCCGCGGATATCCACCGTTGATTCGAATCAATGGCTGCTCTGCGAAATAATCGGCAGCACCAAATTGTGAGACGAGCTGGTTTTTTTAAGTGTTCTGATGTTTCTTACTCTACGTATCGACCGGGCAGAGGGAATAGTTTAGGAGTTTTTTTGCGGGAAGCGGGGCGAGGGAGGGGAATTGTTTGCTGGCGGCGTTCCGACCGATCCGTCAGATCGCCGCCAGCTGCGTCTTGTTTATTTTTCCAGTTTCTGCAGCTGTCTGAACAGCATCTCCCCGATCCCCACGCCTTCGGTGCGGGCCATCTGGGTGGCGACTTCCTGATCCATGAGATCGTTGAAGATCTCCTGGCCGTTGCTTTGTTCCACCAGCCCGTCATCGGGAACCGTGTCGCGCATGCTCTTGAGCATGGCCTTGAGCATCACCGCCTCAAAATCCTGACAGGCCCGGCGCAGGGCTTCGGGATTTTTCGAGGACTTTTCCTCTTCACCCTGTGTGCGGGGAGCGAGGGCCTGGCTGATGACGAATTTCGGATCGAAGCTGAGGTCCATGTTAGAATCCTGTGGCTCGTGGCTCGTGGCTCGTGGCTCGTTGCTGGGGATTTTGCTTTTACGAGCTACTAGCCACCAGCTACTAGCCACGCCTTTAGGTTTTACAAAACCACCAACTCCGCATGCAGCGCACCGGCGGCCTTGATCGCCTGGAAGATGGCGATAAGGTCGCGGGGGGTGGCGCCGATGGCGTTGAGGGCCTGGGCCACATCGCCGATGCTGACGCCCATCTGCAGCACGACCAGTTCGCCCCCCTCTTCGGTAGCGCTGATCTGGGTCTCCGGTACGACCACCGTCTGTCCCTCGGAGAATGGTGCAGGCTGGGATACCTGGGCCGACTCGCTGATGACCAGGTTCAGATTGCCGTGGGAAACGGCGACCGTCGCCAGTCGAACCCCTTCGCCCATGACGATGGTTCCGGTTTTTTCGTTGACCACGATGCGGGCGATGCTGTCCGGCTGGACGGGGAGGGCTTCGATGGCTGCAATGAATTCGATGGGCCGGCTCTGGTAGTTTGCGGGGATGGCGACCTCGAGGCTGCCGCTGTCCATGGGCTTTGCCAGGGCCGCCTTGAAATAATCGTTGATAACGGTGGTGATTCGGGAAACGGTGGTGAAGTCGGGGTCCCCCAACTGGTAGCGGAGGGTTTCACCGGCAGAGAACTGGAAAGCAACTTCCCGCTCTACCAGGGCACCGCCCGGGATGCGTCCTACGGTCGGGTGGTTTTTCTGCACCTTGGCCGCCTTGCCGCCGAAGGCCAGGGACCCCACCGTCAGCGCCCCCTGGGCGACGGCGTAGATCTGCCCATCGGGGCCCTTGAGGGGAGTCATCAGCAGGCTGCCCCCAGCCAGGCTGTCAGCGTCGCCGATGGAGGAAACCAATACGTCGATGGTGGAACCTGTTTTGGCGAAGGGGGGCAGGTCGGCCGTAACGATGACAGCCGCGACGTTCTCCACGGTGACCTCGCCGGGATTGACCGTTACGCCGAGGCGTTCCATCATGTTGACCAGCGACTGCACCGTGAACTGCGTACTGTCGCTGTCTCCGCTGCCGTTGAGCCCGACGACCAGGCCGTAACCGACCAGTTGGTTGTCGCGAACGCCCTCGAGGCGGGCGACGTCCTTGATGCGGGCGGCCGAGGTAACGTCGGGCAACAACAGCAGGGCCGAAAAAAGGAAAACCAGCCAACGGAGGTAAGATTTTGTCATGGTATTACCCTGAGAGTATATCAAGATCAAAAGCTTTCACCACAGGGCGAAGCGAAGGTGTGGCGAAAAGAACTCTGGGTGTCATTCCCGAAGCGATTTTGATCGGGAATCCAGCCCTTTCAGTGTTTACAATCATGGATGCCCGATAGAACAACTCGGGCATGACGGATTTAAAACGGCCAGACATTATCCAGAATCCGCACCATCCAGCCCGGTTTCTGCTTGTCGCTGATGACCCCTTTGCCTGTATAGGCAATTTTGGCATCGAGCACGTTCTTGGAGTTGACGATGTTCTGCGGCGAAATGTCGTTGGGGCGGACGATGCCGGTGAGAACGATGATCTGGTCCTCGTTGTTGACGGTGACCGTCTTGCCTCCCTCGATGCGCAGGTTGCCGTTGGGATAGACCTCCACCACCCGGGTCGTCAGGGTCGCAACCAGGTCCTCTCTGCGGCTGGTGCTGCCGGAGCCATTGAAATCGTTTTCGTAGCTGGTGCCGACCAGCTTTGAGGGGTCGATGGAACTGCTCAGTTTGGCGAGATTGTTTTCAAGGCCAAAGAAGTTGTCGATGCCGGCGTCCATCGAGCTGGAACGCCCGGTGGAGGTGGTCGCCTCGCGGCTGGCGCTGGCTTTTTCGAAGATGGCAACGGTCAGGATGTCGCCGACCTGGGTGGCTTTGACGTCGCCGAACAGGCTGCCTCGGCTCGTGGTCCAGAGGCTTCCGGGGGACTGGGGCGTTTCAACGACGATCGGAGGCGCGTTGTCGGACGGGAGCTGAGGACCGGTCATTGGGGGCAGGGTGGGCGCACATGCCGTCAATGATATCAAGGCTGCTGCAAATACCAGGATATGCGAGTATTGTTTCATTTCAGAACTCCACGCTCACCGCTTCGGGACCGGTGACCCGGCAAAGAATGTCCTTGTTGGACGTGGTGTTGCGGACCCGGATCATGTCCCCTTCCAGTCCATTCTGTTGGGCCAGACCCCGTGTGGTCACGACCAGGGCGCCCCGGCGGGCGGTCATGGTCACCATCTCGCCCCGCTTGACCAGGGGCGGAAACTCGATGGAAGCCCGCTCGAAGGCGTCGCCTGGCCGCAAGGAACGCTTCAGGCGCTTGCCGACCAGTTCGGCTGCATCGAAGCAGGGACTGCGCAGCTGATTGAGGTCGCGCTCCGCCATCTCGATATCTCCCGCTTCGATCAAGGCTCCCCGGCGCAGATCGCCGGCGGCGATGGCAACCTCCGCCATCGCCTCCAGAGTTCCGCTGACAGCCAAATTTTCAACGACTTCTCCATTAACACGCAGTATCAGATTGAAGCGTCGGCTGGGAAGGATTCGCGGATCGGAAGGGTTGATCTCACAGGTCAGCTTGCCAGCCGGTACGGAAAAAGGATCGGGCAGACGAAGCTCTTTGAAGCGGATTTCGGCGTCGGGCAGCTGATGCTTATGCTGCTCCAGGTATTCCTCCAGGAACCGGCGCAACTGATCCGGATGGACAAGGTTTTCGGCGGCCACGGCAGCGCCGACAGCGATGAAAAGCATCCATGCCGTCAGAAGCAGGGCGATCGGGGATATGCGGGGGAAAAAGTGCATCAATATAAATCCGTTCTGGTTACAACTTTTCAAGTTGGTACTATCCATGCCATGCCCCGGCATCGTTGTCGTTGTCGTAATCTGAATTAAAACTGCCAATTTCGATTACGACAACGACAACCGTTTCGCTTTCGCTTCACTGACAACGAGAGGCGAGCGCTGCAGTCTTTTACATCAGATTGTTGGTCATCTGCAGCATTTCGTCGGCGGTTTTGATTGCTTTGGAGTTGATCTCGTAGGCCCGCTGGCCGGCGATCATGTTGACCATCTCCTCCATGATGCTGACGTTGGACCCTTCCAAGAAACCCTGAGCCAGGACGCCGAAGCCGTTTTCACCGGGCAGGCCGCTGCTGGGCGCCCCCGTGGTCGGTGTTTCTGTGAACAGGTTGTGACCGATGGCCTTGAGCCCGGCCGGGTTGGAGAACCGGGTCAGTTCGATGGTGCCGACCTGGGTGGGTTCGCTTTCACCATCCAGATAGACTTCCACCACACCGGACTGGCCGATGGAGATGTCGGTGGCGTTTTCCGGGATGATGATTTCCGGAAAGAGGGGAAGCCCGTTGGAGGTGACCAGCCGGCCGGTGCCGTCCTTCTTGAAAGCGCCGGCGCGGGTATAGGCCGCTTCGCCGTTGGGTTGGGTCACCTGGAAGAAGCCGGACCCTTCGATGGCGATATCGAGATCGTTTCCTGTCTGCTGGATGTCTCCGGTAGTGAAGATTTTCTGTACGGCGGCAACCCTGGAACCGAGGCCGATCTGCACTCCCGTGGGAAGTTCTACGCCTTCTCCGGAGGAGGCGCCGGCGACCTTGACGGTCTGATACAGGATGTCCTGGAAATCCGCCCGGCTTTTCTTGAAACCGGCGCTGTTGACGTTCGCCAGGTTGTTGGCGATGACGTCCATGTTGGTCTGCTGGGTTTCCATGCCGGTTGCGGCGGTCCACAAAGCCCTGATCATGAATTTGTCTCCTTATCAGATCCGGCCCAGTTCAATGGCCTTGTTGTCGAGAGTAGTGAAATTTTTCAGCGCCTTCTGGCAGGCTTCGAAGGCCCGCGTCGCTTCGATCATTCTGCCCATTTCCTGCATCATGTTGACATTCGAATCTTCGATCTGTCCCTGGATGATCTGAGGGTCGGTGACCAGTTCCTCGAATTCCTTGATGTCCTCTTCGCCGACGGTGAACAGCCCGCCGCCCTTGCGTTCGACGACTGAATCATCGCTGAAGGCATAAATGGGCAGTTTAATGGCTTCTCCGCCTTCGATCTGAATATTGCCCCGTTCATCAATAACGACATCCGGGGAAGTCAGAACGATCGGTTTGCCGTTGTCGCCGAGCACCTGCATACCCAGAGCGGTGGTCAGAATTCCGCCGTCCAGGTGAAAATTTCCCTGCCGTGTGTAGAAAATGTTTCCCTCAATGTCCCGAACCTTGAAAAACCCTTCACCGTCGATGGCCACATGGGTAGGAACTTCGGTCCTTGTGAAAGGACCCTGGGAGTGATCGGTAAAGCCTTCCTTGATGTCGGTCAGAGAGAAGATGCCGTCGCCCCGCACGGCCATGGCATCGGCGAGTTGCGCCTCGAATGCCACCTGGGATTTTTTGAAACCGACCGTCTTGCTGTTGGCCAGGTTGTCGCTGATGGAGTCCATCATCTTCAGTCGCGTCATTGCGCCGGAGAGGGCGCTGTATTTTCCGCTGCTCATGTTTTATCCTCTGGCAGAAGTTTCTTTATGAGCATCTTTTCGACCGCTTTGGAGCTATTCTTTAGGGCCAAAATGGTTGCTCGTAGCTGGTAGCTAGTGGCTAGTGGCTAGCAAACCCGACAACCAAGACTTAGCAACGAGCAATTAACCCCCGCCCTTCGCCTTTCTCAACGCAATCAACTGCTGGACCTCCGCAAGAGGCAGCTGCAGCAGCTCGGCGATTCGTTCCGCATTGGCGCCCTGTTCGGCAAGAGCAGACGCATAGCGGTATTTTTCGGGGGTTCGGCGCCAGTTGGAGCTGCTTTCCAGGCGGCTTTTAAGGGTGGCTTCCAATAACGAAGACTGGAACTCCCCCTGCCGGGTCTGTGCTTTTTCGCCGCCCGCCCGGTCCTGGCTGTCTTTCTGCAATGTCCTGCGCAGCTTGCGGATCTGCAGGAACTGCAGGGCGATAATCATGCAGGCCGCCAGCAGGGCCAGGATGAGCAGGAGAAGTCGCGGGTCCGAAAAGGTCATGGCGTCAGCGCGCTGTTTTCTGTGCGCGCCCAATGTGGGTTTTGAGTTTTACCAGGGCCTGACTGTGCAGTTGGGAGACCCGGCCCTCGGACAGTTCGAGGACCTCGGAGATCTCCTTCTGTGAAAGCTCTTCGTAGTAATACAGGGTAATAACCAGGCGCTCCTTTTCCGAAAGGCGATCGATGTGTTCGGCGAGCTGCCTGGTCAGTTCGTGGTTCTCCAGAATGGCGTCGGCGTTTTTGGCTGTGTCGTCGGCCAGATTGTCGAGCAGGCTGGGCCCGTCCTCCGAATCGTCGATGCTTTCATTCAGGCTGACGCAGCCGAGATGGCTGATGTCCTGGAGCACCTGGCGATATTCTTCCAGATCCATGTCGAGATGGCTGGCGATCTCCTTTTCGTCCGGGAACCGGCTCAGGGTCTGCTCCAGGTCACTGATGGCGGACTGGACCAAAGACTGTTTCCTGCGCATGGTGCGGGAGAACCAGTCCATGCGGCGCACCTCGTCAAGTACCGCACCCCGCATCCGTTTTTCGGCAAAGGTTTTGAAGGTGACTCCGAGAGAGGGGTCGAACCGGCTGGCGGCGTCCACCAGCCCCAGCATTGCGGCGCTGGAAATATCTTCCTTGGTCATGAACTGGGGCACCTGGGATACCATCCGCTCGGTCAGGAAGCCGACCATGTGCAGATGACTCTTGATCAGGATATCCTTGTGGTCCTGTCCCGGTGGGCGGAAGTAGCCGGGTAATCCCGTCATGGCGCGACCTCGGTGTTGATGGAGAGCATCTGCTTCCAGAAAAACTGGATGGTTCCCTTGACCCGTGACGGTTCAGGCAGGGCAGCCAGGGATTGGGCAAAGCCGGTAAAGGCACCGCTGACCTTGCTGCCCGGATACAGTTCCAGCATCGGCTGCTGGCGCCGGATCGATTCGCTCAGGCGCTTGTCGAAGGGGATGCACCCCAAATAATCGATGGAGATGGACAGATATCGATTGGCTACGGTCGTCAGCTTCTGGTAGACGTCCAACCCTTCTTCCATATTGGCCACCGAATTCACGATCAGGCAGAAATTTTTCTGATGGTAGCGGGTCGAGAGCAGTTTCATCAGGGCATAGGCATCGGTAATGGCCGTTGGGTCGGGGGTGGTCACCATGAGGATGTCCTGCGCCGCCACGCTGAAGTAGGTAACGTTTTCGGAAATACCTGCTTCGGTATCGATGAGCACCATGTCGAACAGGCCGTGCAGCAGGTCGAGTTCCTCCATGAAACGGAGCTGCTGACTGCTGTCCAGATGAGTAAACTGCTGGATTCCGGAGCCTGCCGGCAGAATGCGGACGCCATGGGGACCTTCGACCATGATTTCGTCGAGGTGACGTTCTCCCTTGAAAAAATGGTTCAGGTTGTAGCGGGGCGTCAGGCCGAAAACCACATCGATATTGGCCAGACCCAGGTCCGCATCGATGATCAGAACCTTTTTGCCCAATTTGGCCAGAGCGATGGCGACGTTGGCGGTGACCGCCGTTTTTCCTACGCCCCCCTTGCCGCTGGTGATAGTGAAGACCCGGGGGGGAGCCGGCGCCAATTTCCCTGCGCTGCCAGACTCGATCTGATTCTTCAGGGCGCGCAGGGTTTCTGCCTGATCGGCATGTTCGCGAATCATGCTCATAAACTTTTCTCTTCGGTTTGATTGGTGATGAAACCGGCCAGGGCCTCGGGTTCGGCCACGACCAGATCCTCCGGAACTCTCTGGCCATTGGTCAGATAGCTGATCGGCAGATTCTGCCGCAGGGGCACGTTGAAGAGCGAACCCCGCTGATCGCATTCGTCCAGTTTGGTGAACACCAGGCTGTGCAAGGGCAGCTTGCCAAACCGGCTCACCGTTTCCTGCAGTTCCCGATCCCGCGTGGGAGCCGCCAGGACCAGATGGTTTTCGGTGCCGGCCTGA
This portion of the Syntrophotaleaceae bacterium genome encodes:
- the flgG gene encoding flagellar basal-body rod protein FlgG, which encodes MIRALWTAATGMETQQTNMDVIANNLANVNSAGFKKSRADFQDILYQTVKVAGASSGEGVELPTGVQIGLGSRVAAVQKIFTTGDIQQTGNDLDIAIEGSGFFQVTQPNGEAAYTRAGAFKKDGTGRLVTSNGLPLFPEIIIPENATDISIGQSGVVEVYLDGESEPTQVGTIELTRFSNPAGLKAIGHNLFTETPTTGAPSSGLPGENGFGVLAQGFLEGSNVSIMEEMVNMIAGQRAYEINSKAIKTADEMLQMTNNLM
- a CDS encoding MinD/ParA family protein — encoded protein: MSMIREHADQAETLRALKNQIESGSAGKLAPAPPRVFTITSGKGGVGKTAVTANVAIALAKLGKKVLIIDADLGLANIDVVFGLTPRYNLNHFFKGERHLDEIMVEGPHGVRILPAGSGIQQFTHLDSSQQLRFMEELDLLHGLFDMVLIDTEAGISENVTYFSVAAQDILMVTTPDPTAITDAYALMKLLSTRYHQKNFCLIVNSVANMEEGLDVYQKLTTVANRYLSISIDYLGCIPFDKRLSESIRRQQPMLELYPGSKVSGAFTGFAQSLAALPEPSRVKGTIQFFWKQMLSINTEVAP
- a CDS encoding flagellar basal body P-ring protein FlgI, which gives rise to MTKSYLRWLVFLFSALLLLPDVTSAARIKDVARLEGVRDNQLVGYGLVVGLNGSGDSDSTQFTVQSLVNMMERLGVTVNPGEVTVENVAAVIVTADLPPFAKTGSTIDVLVSSIGDADSLAGGSLLMTPLKGPDGQIYAVAQGALTVGSLAFGGKAAKVQKNHPTVGRIPGGALVEREVAFQFSAGETLRYQLGDPDFTTVSRITTVINDYFKAALAKPMDSGSLEVAIPANYQSRPIEFIAAIEALPVQPDSIARIVVNEKTGTIVMGEGVRLATVAVSHGNLNLVISESAQVSQPAPFSEGQTVVVPETQISATEEGGELVVLQMGVSIGDVAQALNAIGATPRDLIAIFQAIKAAGALHAELVVL
- a CDS encoding flagellar basal body L-ring protein FlgH, giving the protein MKQYSHILVFAAALISLTACAPTLPPMTGPQLPSDNAPPIVVETPQSPGSLWTTSRGSLFGDVKATQVGDILTVAIFEKASASREATTSTGRSSSMDAGIDNFFGLENNLAKLSSSIDPSKLVGTSYENDFNGSGSTSRREDLVATLTTRVVEVYPNGNLRIEGGKTVTVNNEDQIIVLTGIVRPNDISPQNIVNSKNVLDAKIAYTGKGVISDKQKPGWMVRILDNVWPF
- a CDS encoding rod-binding protein, which encodes MDLSFDPKFVISQALAPRTQGEEEKSSKNPEALRRACQDFEAVMLKAMLKSMRDTVPDDGLVEQSNGQEIFNDLMDQEVATQMARTEGVGIGEMLFRQLQKLEK
- the flgM gene encoding flagellar biosynthesis anti-sigma factor FlgM; this translates as MTINKIYGNNGIGPIDKSRVSNRVKDADGKTESAGSDKVQFSDVLQQVNRAKEASPSADVERAEKLQALKEQIEAGTYRPDTRKVAASLIKFIAGNK
- a CDS encoding FliA/WhiG family RNA polymerase sigma factor produces the protein MTGLPGYFRPPGQDHKDILIKSHLHMVGFLTERMVSQVPQFMTKEDISSAAMLGLVDAASRFDPSLGVTFKTFAEKRMRGAVLDEVRRMDWFSRTMRRKQSLVQSAISDLEQTLSRFPDEKEIASHLDMDLEEYRQVLQDISHLGCVSLNESIDDSEDGPSLLDNLADDTAKNADAILENHELTRQLAEHIDRLSEKERLVITLYYYEELSQKEISEVLELSEGRVSQLHSQALVKLKTHIGRAQKTAR
- the flgA gene encoding flagellar basal body P-ring formation chaperone FlgA; the protein is MDSTNLKSCNQNGFILMHFFPRISPIALLLTAWMLFIAVGAAVAAENLVHPDQLRRFLEEYLEQHKHQLPDAEIRFKELRLPDPFSVPAGKLTCEINPSDPRILPSRRFNLILRVNGEVVENLAVSGTLEAMAEVAIAAGDLRRGALIEAGDIEMAERDLNQLRSPCFDAAELVGKRLKRSLRPGDAFERASIEFPPLVKRGEMVTMTARRGALVVTTRGLAQQNGLEGDMIRVRNTTSNKDILCRVTGPEAVSVEF
- a CDS encoding flagellar hook basal-body protein — its product is MSSGKYSALSGAMTRLKMMDSISDNLANSKTVGFKKSQVAFEAQLADAMAVRGDGIFSLTDIKEGFTDHSQGPFTRTEVPTHVAIDGEGFFKVRDIEGNIFYTRQGNFHLDGGILTTALGMQVLGDNGKPIVLTSPDVVIDERGNIQIEGGEAIKLPIYAFSDDSVVERKGGGLFTVGEEDIKEFEELVTDPQIIQGQIEDSNVNMMQEMGRMIEATRAFEACQKALKNFTTLDNKAIELGRI